From Pseudobdellovibrio exovorus JSS, a single genomic window includes:
- the rnhA gene encoding ribonuclease HI — MKTNSIVIYCDGACSGNPGPGGWGSIVILEQSVVKELGGGHPATTNNRMEMSAVIAALNYSRILATQQKIESIQVFTDSVYVIRGITQWIHGWKKRGWKNAANEEVSNRDLWIELDQAVASVKPTISGQIEWNFVKGHSGIAGNERCDEIAVAFSKNNYIELYEGNAAAYLFDVTQLPEKKPLPEMKKNSSSGSSTSAWYLSYVNGVFRRHATWGECEAVVKGRPAKFKKVTSEAEEDAIKKSWGLS; from the coding sequence ATGAAAACTAATTCAATTGTGATTTACTGTGACGGCGCTTGTTCAGGAAATCCTGGCCCGGGTGGCTGGGGCAGTATTGTGATTTTAGAACAGTCAGTAGTAAAAGAGTTAGGTGGCGGCCATCCTGCAACGACTAATAACCGCATGGAGATGTCTGCCGTTATTGCCGCTTTGAACTATTCGCGTATTTTGGCGACTCAACAGAAAATTGAAAGCATTCAAGTTTTTACAGACTCGGTCTATGTCATTCGTGGGATCACACAGTGGATTCACGGATGGAAAAAGCGGGGCTGGAAAAATGCTGCGAATGAAGAGGTCTCAAATCGTGATCTGTGGATCGAGCTAGATCAAGCGGTGGCTTCTGTTAAACCCACAATTAGCGGACAGATAGAATGGAACTTTGTAAAAGGACATTCTGGTATTGCCGGTAATGAACGCTGCGATGAAATTGCCGTGGCCTTTTCGAAAAACAACTACATCGAGCTTTATGAAGGTAACGCTGCCGCCTACCTATTTGATGTCACTCAGTTACCTGAAAAAAAACCATTACCAGAAATGAAAAAGAATTCTTCAAGTGGTTCATCTACCTCTGCGTGGTACTTAAGCTATGTCAATGGGGTTTTCAGACGTCACGCCACTTGGGGAGAATGTGAAGCCGTCGTCAAAGGTCGTCCAGCTAAATTTAAAAAAGTGACGAGTGAAGCAGAAGAAGATGCGATCAAAAAATCTTGGGGTCTTTCCTAA
- a CDS encoding Hsp20/alpha crystallin family protein — MNALTLLNNFEREFAHPFFRNNWLRDFDAVPTHNSLPSHLSSQMTYNEEKAAWMLTVELAGVTKENLKIDTLDGYLQISGEKTKGLTQGKFEGRYHLPENVNLDKVEAAFEDGILNVEIPLLAKQPAKTITIK, encoded by the coding sequence ATGAACGCACTTACACTATTAAATAATTTTGAACGAGAATTCGCTCATCCTTTTTTTCGCAACAATTGGCTGCGCGATTTCGACGCGGTTCCAACTCATAACTCATTACCATCTCATTTGTCATCTCAGATGACTTATAACGAGGAAAAGGCCGCATGGATGTTGACTGTCGAGTTAGCAGGCGTAACGAAAGAGAATCTAAAAATTGATACACTTGATGGCTACCTGCAAATCTCTGGCGAAAAAACTAAAGGTTTAACGCAAGGTAAATTCGAGGGTCGCTACCATCTTCCTGAGAATGTAAATCTTGATAAAGTCGAGGCTGCATTTGAAGATGGCATCTTAAACGTTGAAATCCCGCTACTTGCAAAACAACCGGCAAAAACGATTACGATTAAGTAG